In Janthinobacterium sp. J1-1, a single genomic region encodes these proteins:
- a CDS encoding MFS transporter — protein MHIVSTASTRRTLSLQVLAACLTGLLIPLSFTGPAVALPALSQVAGASPLALNWVLNAYILSYGSAMMVAGSLTDLLGRRRVWLAGLSVFCLATVAIASASSVPLIAALRFVQGLGGAAAFAAAMSSLSPLFQGAARNRVMSLLGTTFGLGLAFGPLAAGAVLAVAPWPAIFYATAALGALGLLLAGASVPHDPAHAGSRLDWPGAFTFSGALGLLTVALLLAPEHGWRSPWVLWPALAALLLFATFIRIEKGTAQPLLDLSLFRQRQFVGVQVLAASPAFLFIVLIVMLPGRFIGVDGMAPLAAGRLMMALAAPLLLVPVLASMLLRWWSPSFLCAAGLLLAALGLAWLAMAGAATSWALLLIGAGIGLPWGLMDAMALNVVEADRAGMATGIFNTVRVSADGVALAVAGAVLAGLIGISLAESLPAGLPLAQAASRAALGDLRQAAQLLSGNMDLLRASYDVAFRQLLLLLSALAVATALLLPYLLRQARPQASKP, from the coding sequence ATGCATATTGTTTCCACCGCTTCCACCCGCCGCACCCTGTCGCTGCAAGTGCTGGCCGCCTGCCTGACGGGCCTGCTGATACCGCTCTCGTTTACCGGCCCGGCCGTGGCGCTGCCGGCCCTGAGCCAGGTGGCGGGCGCCAGTCCATTGGCCCTGAACTGGGTGCTCAACGCCTATATCCTCAGCTATGGCAGCGCCATGATGGTGGCCGGCAGCCTGACCGACCTGCTGGGCCGGCGCCGCGTTTGGTTGGCGGGCTTGAGCGTGTTCTGCCTGGCCACCGTCGCCATCGCCAGCGCGTCGTCCGTGCCCCTGATCGCCGCACTGCGTTTCGTGCAGGGCCTGGGTGGCGCGGCCGCGTTTGCCGCGGCCATGTCCTCGCTGTCACCGTTGTTCCAGGGCGCGGCGCGCAACCGGGTGATGAGTTTGCTGGGCACGACATTTGGCTTGGGCCTGGCCTTCGGTCCGCTGGCGGCCGGCGCCGTGCTGGCCGTGGCGCCCTGGCCGGCCATCTTCTATGCCACCGCCGCGCTCGGCGCGCTGGGGCTGTTGCTGGCCGGTGCCAGCGTGCCGCATGACCCGGCGCATGCCGGCAGCCGGCTGGACTGGCCCGGCGCGTTCACCTTCAGCGGCGCGCTGGGCCTGCTGACGGTGGCGCTGCTGCTGGCGCCCGAGCATGGCTGGCGCAGCCCATGGGTGCTGTGGCCGGCCCTGGCGGCCTTGCTGCTGTTCGCAACTTTCATACGTATCGAAAAAGGAACCGCGCAGCCATTGCTGGACCTGTCGCTGTTCCGCCAGCGCCAGTTTGTCGGCGTGCAGGTGCTGGCCGCCTCGCCCGCTTTCCTGTTTATCGTGCTGATCGTCATGCTGCCCGGGCGTTTCATCGGTGTCGACGGCATGGCGCCGCTGGCGGCCGGGCGCCTGATGATGGCCCTGGCCGCGCCGCTGTTGCTGGTGCCTGTGCTGGCCAGCATGCTGCTGCGCTGGTGGAGCCCCTCCTTCCTGTGCGCGGCCGGCTTGCTGCTGGCCGCCCTGGGCCTGGCCTGGCTGGCCATGGCCGGCGCGGCAACGTCCTGGGCGCTGCTGCTGATCGGCGCCGGCATCGGCCTGCCCTGGGGCTTGATGGACGCGATGGCCCTGAATGTGGTGGAAGCGGATCGGGCCGGCATGGCGACCGGCATCTTCAATACCGTGCGCGTCTCGGCCGACGGGGTGGCGCTGGCGGTGGCCGGCGCCGTGCTGGCCGGCCTGATCGGCATCAGCCTGGCGGAATCGCTGCCGGCAGGCCTGCCGTTGGCGCAAGCGGCCAGCCGCGCCGCGCTCGGCGATTTGCGGCAGGCCGCGCAACTGCTATCAGGCAATATGGACCTGCTGCGCGCCAGTTATGACGTGGCGTTCCGCCAATTATTGCTGCTGTTGTCAGCGCTGGCGGTGGCTACCGCGCTATTGCTGCCGTATTTGCTGCGCCAGGCGCGTCCTCAGGCGTCGAAACCGTAG
- a CDS encoding LysR family transcriptional regulator: MDSLGSIAMFVQVADSGSFSATARQLGLSSSAVGKSVARMEARLGARLFRRSTRHLSLTVEGEQFLARCRRILAEVEAAEHELSASAKGPSGKLRISLPRYSGLFDTAILAFMRAYPAVELDLDFSDTLVNVVSDGYDVVVRTGALADSGLASRRLCTFRRLLVAAPAYLARHGRPATPAGLAQHAQLHYRFPATGRLEQWPLAPGDPVAASAMVCNSVEMRVFLAVQGQGIAYLPAFTVGRELAAGQLESLLDDHTQEQATFWLLWPASSHLPSRLRVFIDFLVEKLENGGPASRPGEPWFGT, translated from the coding sequence ATGGATAGCCTGGGCAGTATCGCCATGTTCGTGCAGGTGGCCGACAGCGGCAGTTTTTCGGCCACCGCCCGCCAGCTGGGCTTGTCGTCTTCCGCAGTGGGCAAAAGCGTGGCGCGCATGGAGGCGCGGCTGGGCGCGCGCCTGTTCCGGCGCAGCACGCGCCATCTGTCGCTGACAGTGGAAGGGGAACAGTTCCTGGCGCGCTGCCGGCGCATCCTGGCCGAGGTGGAGGCGGCCGAGCACGAACTGAGCGCTTCAGCGAAGGGGCCCAGCGGGAAACTGCGCATCAGCCTGCCACGCTACAGCGGCCTGTTCGATACGGCCATCCTGGCCTTCATGCGGGCCTATCCGGCCGTCGAGCTGGACCTGGATTTTTCGGATACGCTGGTCAATGTCGTCAGCGACGGCTACGACGTCGTGGTGCGCACGGGTGCGCTGGCCGATTCGGGCCTGGCGTCGCGCCGCCTGTGCACGTTTCGCCGCCTGCTGGTGGCTGCGCCTGCATACCTGGCCCGGCATGGCCGTCCCGCCACCCCGGCCGGGCTGGCGCAACATGCACAGCTGCATTATCGCTTTCCCGCCACCGGCAGGCTTGAGCAATGGCCGCTGGCGCCCGGCGATCCCGTGGCCGCTTCTGCGATGGTCTGCAATAGCGTGGAGATGCGCGTGTTCCTGGCTGTGCAGGGGCAGGGCATCGCCTATCTGCCAGCGTTCACTGTCGGGCGTGAGCTGGCGGCGGGACAGCTGGAAAGCCTGCTTGATGACCATACGCAGGAACAGGCGACCTTCTGGCTGCTGTGGCCGGCCAGCAGTCATCTGCCGTCGCGGCTGCGCGTTTTTATCGATTTTCTGGTTGAAAAGCTTGAGAACGGCGGGCCGGCGTCGCGGCCCGGGGAACCCTGGTTTGGCACTTGA
- a CDS encoding TonB-dependent receptor — protein MPGAWRQLTVGANLNWQGRTWYSTTLTGDVPARADEGSFAVAGLMARYVVNSRLSAVLNINNVFDKMYYSGYGLYGSGYYGDPRNAQLTLRASF, from the coding sequence TTGCCCGGCGCCTGGCGGCAACTGACGGTCGGCGCCAACCTGAACTGGCAGGGCCGCACCTGGTACAGCACCACCCTGACGGGCGATGTGCCGGCGCGCGCCGATGAAGGCAGCTTCGCCGTGGCCGGCCTGATGGCGCGCTACGTGGTCAACAGCCGGCTCAGCGCAGTATTGAACATCAACAATGTGTTCGACAAGATGTATTACAGCGGCTATGGCCTGTATGGCAGCGGCTATTATGGCGACCCGCGCAACGCACAATTAACGCTGCGCGCCAGTTTTTAA
- a CDS encoding TonB-dependent siderophore receptor yields the protein MISSSIKHLPCRSTLASAVAAALLLLAAPAMAQQGAAYSAVYSLQIAAGPLDAALEQLARKAGLTLTYQAGELRGLHSAGLAGSHDAETALRLLLAGSGLTAVRLGPADFALRALTKTADAIQGGEQSLAEITVTAGNAPVPETENSGAYAAALAGTATRFVLSPRETPQSLTVITRQQMDDQGIATLADVLQQTPGVTVSHDDSERYNYYARGFSLNSFQYDGVPTFDFGTNSNGLGIRDMAIYDRVEVVRGANGLMSGAGSPAGAVNLVRKKPTRQFQAHAQVSLGSEDRYRAEADLSGPLNADGSLRARLVAAYQDHGSHIDYYRQNKTVAYGVIEADLSPRTKVLAGLDYQKIGSQGSSFGQNPLFYSDGSRTRFARSFNPAARWTDAGSNSTRVFAAAEHLFDNGWQLRAEASHWKGDTDQLQANIISWGPYPDQATGLATLQRGAKTYVIDSNSLDAYATGPFQWLGRQHELVFGINASHRDSNYIAYGGGNVEIDYRRWNNAVPRPAAMQVSLTQQYAFKEYAAYGAARFKPTDGLSLIVGSRLNSYERTGDLVYGWGGTGRDDAKERHQLVPYAGAVYDLNATYSAYLSYASIFDPQSVSDANARALPPTTGASWESGIKGEFFDRKLARRLAATDGRRQPELAGPHLVQHHPDGRCAGARR from the coding sequence ATGATCTCTTCTTCGATAAAACACCTTCCCTGCCGTTCCACCCTGGCCAGCGCCGTCGCCGCCGCCCTGTTGCTGCTGGCGGCGCCCGCCATGGCCCAGCAGGGCGCGGCGTACAGCGCCGTCTACTCCTTGCAGATCGCCGCCGGCCCGCTCGACGCGGCGCTGGAACAGCTGGCCCGCAAGGCCGGCCTGACATTGACCTACCAGGCCGGCGAGCTGCGCGGCTTGCACAGCGCCGGCCTGGCGGGCAGCCACGACGCCGAAACGGCGCTGCGCCTGCTGCTGGCAGGCAGCGGCCTGACGGCGGTACGCCTGGGGCCAGCCGACTTCGCCTTGCGTGCGCTGACCAAAACGGCCGACGCGATCCAGGGCGGCGAACAGAGCCTGGCCGAGATCACCGTCACGGCCGGCAACGCGCCGGTGCCGGAAACGGAAAACAGCGGCGCCTATGCGGCGGCGCTGGCCGGCACCGCCACCCGTTTCGTGCTGTCGCCGCGCGAAACGCCACAGTCGCTGACCGTCATCACGCGCCAGCAGATGGACGACCAGGGCATCGCCACCCTGGCCGACGTGCTGCAGCAGACGCCCGGCGTGACCGTCTCGCACGACGATTCCGAGCGCTACAACTACTATGCGCGCGGCTTCAGCCTGAATAGTTTCCAGTATGACGGCGTGCCCACCTTTGATTTTGGCACCAACTCGAACGGCCTGGGCATCCGCGACATGGCGATCTATGACCGGGTGGAAGTGGTGCGCGGCGCGAATGGCCTGATGAGCGGCGCCGGCAGCCCGGCCGGTGCCGTCAACCTGGTGCGCAAGAAGCCCACGCGCCAGTTCCAGGCCCATGCGCAGGTTAGCCTGGGCAGCGAAGACCGCTACCGGGCCGAGGCTGACCTGTCCGGCCCGCTCAATGCCGACGGCTCGCTGCGCGCGCGGCTGGTGGCGGCCTACCAGGATCATGGCTCGCATATCGATTACTACCGCCAGAACAAGACTGTGGCCTACGGCGTGATCGAGGCGGACCTGTCGCCACGCACAAAGGTGCTGGCCGGGCTAGACTACCAGAAGATCGGCTCGCAAGGCTCGTCTTTTGGCCAGAATCCGCTGTTCTACAGCGATGGCAGCCGCACCCGCTTTGCCCGCTCCTTCAATCCGGCCGCGCGCTGGACCGACGCGGGCAGCAACAGCACGCGCGTATTTGCCGCCGCGGAACACCTGTTCGACAATGGCTGGCAGCTGCGGGCCGAAGCGAGCCACTGGAAGGGCGATACGGACCAGCTGCAAGCCAATATCATCAGCTGGGGCCCCTATCCCGACCAGGCGACGGGCCTGGCCACATTGCAGCGCGGCGCCAAGACCTATGTCATCGACAGCAATTCGCTCGATGCCTATGCGACGGGGCCGTTCCAGTGGCTGGGGCGCCAGCATGAACTGGTGTTCGGCATCAATGCCAGCCACCGCGATTCCAACTACATCGCTTATGGCGGCGGCAATGTGGAGATCGACTATCGCCGCTGGAACAATGCCGTGCCACGGCCTGCGGCCATGCAGGTCAGCCTGACGCAGCAATATGCATTCAAGGAATACGCCGCCTATGGCGCGGCTCGCTTCAAGCCGACCGACGGCCTGTCGCTGATCGTCGGCAGCCGCCTCAATTCGTACGAACGCACGGGCGACCTGGTGTATGGCTGGGGCGGCACGGGACGCGATGACGCAAAGGAGAGGCACCAGCTGGTGCCGTATGCGGGCGCCGTCTACGACCTGAACGCCACCTATTCAGCCTACCTCAGCTACGCCAGCATTTTCGATCCGCAATCGGTCAGCGACGCCAACGCGCGGGCGCTGCCGCCCACCACCGGCGCCTCGTGGGAGAGCGGCATCAAGGGCGAGTTTTTCGACCGCAAGCTTGCCCGGCGCCTGGCGGCAACTGACGGTCGGCGCCAACCTGAACTGGCAGGGCCGCACCTGGTACAGCACCACCCTGACGGGCGATGTGCCGGCGCGCGCCGATGA
- a CDS encoding FecR domain-containing protein: MRQVSPQGQDDPVEQAIAWAVRLQLHGPLPATLQALRQWRDADARHETAWQRIAAMQGQLSGLPPDASRATLDASLARRRQRRQSLKLAAALGVAGTGAWLVLDSRADYHTGTGQRLAVTLPDGSLLNLNAGTAVNVRYDGARRLLTLLRGEIAVTTGIDALRRPFRVDTDTARMQALGTRFTVRRLEDGAVPLTRLTVQQDAVQMQATAASAEPVLARAGDALLTDGVRIWRDQDRHDDPAAWLDGVIVAREMPLGRLVAELARHRHGLLQCDADIAQLPISGVFQLGDPERALRVLLQTQAIVAVYRTRFWVTLKKA, from the coding sequence ATGCGACAGGTCTCGCCGCAAGGACAGGACGATCCGGTCGAGCAAGCCATCGCCTGGGCCGTGCGGCTGCAACTGCATGGCCCGCTGCCAGCCACCTTGCAAGCCCTGCGGCAATGGCGTGACGCCGATGCCCGCCATGAAACAGCGTGGCAGCGCATCGCCGCCATGCAAGGCCAGCTCTCCGGCCTGCCGCCGGACGCAAGCCGCGCCACCTTGGACGCCAGCCTGGCGCGCCGGCGCCAGCGCCGCCAGTCGCTCAAGCTGGCCGCCGCCCTCGGCGTGGCCGGCACCGGCGCCTGGCTGGTGCTCGACAGCCGCGCCGACTACCACACCGGCACCGGCCAGCGCCTGGCCGTCACGCTGCCCGACGGCAGCCTGCTCAATCTCAATGCCGGCACCGCCGTCAACGTGCGATACGATGGCGCGCGCCGCCTGCTGACGCTGCTGCGCGGCGAAATCGCCGTCACCACCGGCATCGATGCGCTGCGCCGGCCGTTCCGGGTCGATACGGACACGGCCCGCATGCAGGCACTGGGCACGCGCTTTACCGTCCGCCGCCTTGAGGACGGCGCAGTGCCGCTGACGCGCCTGACCGTGCAGCAGGATGCCGTGCAGATGCAGGCGACGGCCGCCAGCGCGGAACCAGTGCTGGCGCGGGCGGGCGACGCGCTGCTGACCGATGGCGTGCGCATCTGGCGCGACCAGGACCGGCACGACGATCCGGCCGCCTGGCTGGACGGCGTGATCGTGGCGCGCGAGATGCCGCTGGGACGGCTGGTGGCGGAACTGGCGCGCCACCGCCACGGCCTGCTGCAGTGCGACGCCGACATCGCGCAGCTGCCAATTTCCGGCGTATTCCAGCTCGGCGATCCGGAACGGGCCTTGCGCGTGCTGCTGCAAACACAGGCCATCGTCGCCGTCTACCGCACGCGTTTCTGGGTCACCTTGAAAAAAGCGTAA
- a CDS encoding sigma-70 family RNA polymerase sigma factor, translating to MPPAAPPDLSVLYSAHHGWLQGWLRHKLGSGADAADVAQDTFMRLLQRRDRPPAALRTPRAYLTRIAQGLVIDHYRRRDVEQAYLQALAFHPEQVAPSPEARLLIIVTLLRLDTALDALKPRARQAFLLAQLDGLAGSAIAARLDVSLATVERDLASAWRACYRVYFS from the coding sequence ATGCCCCCTGCCGCGCCGCCCGATCTGTCCGTCCTGTACAGCGCCCATCACGGCTGGCTGCAGGGCTGGCTGCGGCACAAGCTGGGCAGCGGTGCTGACGCGGCCGATGTGGCGCAGGACACTTTCATGCGCCTCCTGCAGCGCCGCGACCGTCCGCCAGCGGCGCTGCGCACCCCGCGCGCCTACCTGACGCGCATCGCGCAAGGCCTGGTGATCGACCATTACCGGCGCCGCGACGTGGAACAAGCCTACCTGCAGGCGCTGGCCTTTCATCCGGAACAGGTGGCGCCGTCGCCCGAAGCGCGTCTGCTGATCATCGTAACGCTGCTGCGGCTGGACACGGCGCTCGACGCCCTCAAGCCGCGCGCCCGCCAGGCATTTTTGCTGGCCCAGCTCGACGGCCTGGCCGGATCGGCCATCGCCGCGCGGCTCGATGTGTCGCTGGCCACCGTCGAACGCGACCTGGCCAGCGCCTGGCGCGCCTGCTACCGCGTGTACTTTTCCTGA
- the purT gene encoding formate-dependent phosphoribosylglycinamide formyltransferase: MSNTLSTPRTFGTPLSSTAIKVMLLGSGELGKEVIIALQRLGVEVIAVDRYPNAPGHPVAHRSHVIDMSDGVALAALIDLEKPDLIVPEIEAIATDTLAALEAAGQITCIPTARAAQLTMNREGIRRLAAEDLGVATSPYRFASSLQELQLACQEIGFPCVVKPVMSSSGKGQSKLDSAAEVETAWAYAASGSRVDTGRVIVEGFIDFDYEITLLTVRAIGASGQVETQFCEPIGHLQVQGDYVESWQPARMAPLALERSREIARKVTDDLGGLGLFGVELFVKDDMVWFSEVSPRPHDTGMVTMASQVQSEFELHAKAILGLPVNVALRSPGASAVIYGQLEAKGIAFEGVADALSVPGADLRLFGKPESFARRRMGVALATADDVDTARQRAVLAASKVQPVEKT; the protein is encoded by the coding sequence ATGTCCAACACCCTCAGCACGCCCCGCACTTTCGGTACGCCTTTGTCTTCCACCGCCATCAAGGTCATGCTGCTCGGTTCCGGCGAACTGGGCAAGGAAGTGATCATTGCCCTGCAGCGCCTGGGGGTGGAGGTGATCGCGGTCGACCGTTATCCGAACGCGCCCGGCCATCCGGTGGCGCACCGCTCGCATGTGATTGACATGAGCGACGGCGTGGCGCTGGCCGCCCTGATCGATCTGGAAAAGCCTGACCTGATCGTGCCCGAAATCGAAGCGATCGCCACCGATACCCTGGCGGCGCTGGAGGCGGCCGGCCAGATCACCTGCATTCCGACCGCGCGCGCGGCCCAGCTGACGATGAACCGCGAAGGCATACGCCGTCTGGCGGCCGAAGACCTTGGCGTGGCGACGTCGCCGTACCGCTTCGCCAGCAGCTTGCAGGAATTGCAGCTGGCCTGCCAGGAAATCGGTTTTCCCTGCGTGGTGAAACCGGTCATGTCGTCGTCGGGCAAGGGCCAGTCAAAGCTGGACAGCGCGGCGGAGGTGGAAACCGCGTGGGCGTATGCGGCCAGCGGTAGCCGGGTCGACACGGGCCGGGTGATCGTCGAAGGCTTTATCGATTTCGACTACGAGATCACCCTGCTGACGGTGCGCGCCATCGGTGCCTCCGGCCAGGTCGAGACGCAGTTCTGCGAGCCGATCGGCCACCTGCAGGTGCAGGGCGACTATGTGGAATCGTGGCAGCCGGCGCGCATGGCGCCGCTGGCGCTTGAACGTTCGCGCGAGATCGCGCGCAAGGTGACCGATGACCTGGGTGGCCTGGGCCTGTTCGGCGTCGAGCTGTTCGTCAAGGACGATATGGTCTGGTTCTCGGAAGTGAGCCCGCGGCCGCACGACACCGGCATGGTGACCATGGCCAGCCAGGTGCAGAGCGAATTCGAACTGCACGCGAAAGCCATCCTGGGCTTGCCCGTCAACGTGGCGCTGCGCTCGCCGGGCGCGTCGGCCGTGATCTACGGCCAGCTGGAAGCGAAAGGCATCGCCTTCGAAGGCGTGGCTGACGCCTTGAGCGTGCCTGGCGCCGACCTGCGTTTGTTCGGCAAGCCCGAGTCGTTTGCGCGCCGCCGCATGGGCGTGGCGCTGGCTACCGCCGACGATGTCGATACCGCGCGCCAGCGCGCCGTGCTGGCCGCCTCGAAAGTCCAACCCGTGGAGAAAACATGA